A genomic window from Phoenix dactylifera cultivar Barhee BC4 chromosome 7, palm_55x_up_171113_PBpolish2nd_filt_p, whole genome shotgun sequence includes:
- the LOC103710455 gene encoding uncharacterized protein LOC103710455 encodes MGERRHQAVDEVLKVLSKASRDLAVVQRHLDLEFQRSYPDHANPCKIVARIKKIQGELVSLKELCRELLAEKQDLIDKARTTLVGQRSSLQRLLASSGLPLLTESDDIAYTNLNQVIDEWTAQVRGKTGDEKNTDEDINQMLFSAIVQNS; translated from the exons atggGGGAGCGGCGCCACCAAGCGGTGGACGAGGTGTTGAAGGTGTTGAGCAAAGCGAGCCGCGACCTCGCCGTCGTCCAGCGCCACCTCGACCTCGAATTCCAGCGATCCTATCCCGACCAC GCGAACCCTTGCAAGATTGTCGCTCGGATCAAGAAGATCCAGGGGGAGCTGGTCTCGCTCAAGGAGCTGTGCCGTGAGCTCCTCGCGGAAAAACAG GATCTTATAGACAAAGCGAGGACAACTTTGGTTGGGCAGAGGAGTTCATTGCAGCGCTTGCTTGCATCTTCTGGTCTGCCACTTTTAACTGAATCCGACGACATTGCATACACAAATTTAAATCAG GTTATTGATGAGTGGACAGCTCAAGTGAGAGGAAAGACAG GAGATGAGAAAAACACTGATGAGGATATTAATCAGATGCTGTTCTCAGCAATTGTTCAGAACAGCTGA